The Brassica oleracea var. oleracea cultivar TO1000 chromosome C6, BOL, whole genome shotgun sequence genome includes a region encoding these proteins:
- the LOC106296398 gene encoding auxin efflux carrier component 1-like encodes MITATDFYHVMTAMVPLYVAMILAYGSVKWWKIFTPDQCSGINRFVALFAVPLLSFHFIAANNPYAMNLRFLAADSLQKIIVLCLLFLWCKISRTGSLDWTITLFSLSTLPNTLVMGIPLLKGMYGEFSGELMVQIVVLQCVIWYTLMLFLFEYRGAKLLISEQFPDTAGSIVSIHVDSDIMSLDGRQPLETEAEIKEDGKLHVTVRRSNASRSDIYSRRSQGLSATPRPSNLTNAEIYSLQSSRNPTPRGSSFNHTDFYSMMGAAGGGGRNSNFGPGEAVFGSKGPTPRPSNYEEDGGAKPPAGGGAGRFHHQSGGSGAHYPAPNPGMFSPQTGGGAAAAKGSAPVGGGKRGSGQDGNGRDLHMFVWSSSASPVSDVFGGGANHHADYAAANNDLHKDVKISVPQGNSNDNQHVDREEFSFGNKHDDSKVLATDGANNINKSQQQAKVMPPTSVMTRLILIMVWRKLIRNPNSYSSLFGITWSLISFKWNIEMPAIIAKSISILSDAGLGMAMFSLGLFMALNPKIIACGNRKAAFAAGMRFLVGPAVMVVASYAVGLRGVLLRVAIIQAALPQGIVPFVFAKEYNVHPSILSTAVIFGMLIALPITLLYYILLGL; translated from the exons ATGATAACGGCGACGGACTTCTACCACGTCATGACGGCGATGGTTCCGTTATACGTAGCCATGATCCTCGCCTACGGCTCCGTCAAATGGTGGAAGATCTTCACACCGGACCAGTGCTCCGGCATCAACCGCTTCGTCGCCCTCTTCGCCGTCCCCCTCCTCTCCTTCCACTTCATCGCCGCCAACAACCCTTACGCCATGAACCTCCGCTTCCTCGCCGCGGACTCCCTCCAGAAAATCATCGTCCTCTGCCTCCTCTTCCTCTGGTGCAAGATCAGCCGCACCGGGTCCCTAGACTGGACCATCACCCTCTTCTCCCTCTCCACTCTCCCCAACACCCTCGTCATGGGGATACCTCTCCTCAAAGGCATGTACGGCGAGTTCTCCGGCGAGCTCATGGTCCAGATCGTGGTGCTCCAGTGCGTCATATGGTACACGCTCATGCTCTTCCTTTTCGAGTACCGCGGCGCGAAGCTCTTGATCTCCGAGCAGTTTCCGGACACGGCTGGGTCTATCGTCTCCATCCACGTGGATTCCGACATTATGTCTTTGGACGGTAGGCAGCCGCTCGAGACGGAGGCGGAGATTAAAGAGGACGGGAAGCTTCATGTGACCGTGAGGCGTTCTAACGCCTCGAGGTCTGATATATACTCGAGGAGGTCTCAGGGGCTGTCGGCGACTCCTCGGCCTTCGAATCTAACCAACGCGGAGATTTATTCGCTGCAGAGCTCTAGGAACCCGACGCCACGTGGCTCGAGCTTTAACCATACTGATTTTTACTCGATGATGGGTGCTGCTGGTGGTGGTGGTCGGAACTCGAACTTTGGTCCCGGAGAAGCTGTGTTCGGCTCCAAGGGACCTACGCCCCGGCCGTCTAACTACGAGGAAGACGGCGGAGCTAAACCACCGGCGGGTGGTGGAGCTGGGAGGTTTCATCACCAGTCCGGAGGAAGTGGTGCGCATTATCCAGCGCCGAATCCGGGGATGTTCTCGCCGCAAACCGGCGGCGGAGCTGCGGCGGCGAAGGGAAGCGCTCCGGTGGGTGGTGGGAAGAGAGGGAGTGGGCAAGACGGTAACGGGAGAGATCTTCATATGTTTGTTTGGAGCTCAAGCGCTTCGCCGGTGTCTGACGTTTTTGGCGGAGGAGCTAACCACCATGCTGATTACGCCGCCGCTAATAACGATCTTCACAAGGACGTTAAGATCTCTGTACCCCAGGGGAATAGTAACG ACAACCAGCATGTGGACAGGGAAGAGTTTAGTTTCGGTAATAAACACGATGATAGCAAAGTCTTGGCCACAGACGGTGCTAATAACATTAACAAGTCGCAGCAGCAGGCAAAGGTTATGCCACCAACAAGTGTGATGACTAGACTGATACTCATTATGGTTTGGAGAAAACTCATCCGTAACCCCAACTCTTACTCCAGTCTATTCGGTATCACCTGGTCCCTCATCTCCTTCAA GTGGAACATTGAAATGCCAGCTATTATAGCAAAGTCTATCTCCATACTCTCAGATGCAGGTCTAGGCATGGCTATGTTCAGTCTTG GGTTGTTCATGGCGTTGAACCCTAAAATAATAGCATGTGGAAACAGAAAAGCAGCATTTGCTGCGGGTATGAGATTTCTCGTCGGGCCTGCTGTCATGGTTGTTGCTTCTTATGCCGTCGGCCTCCGTGGCGTTCTCCTTCGCGTCGCCATCATTCAG GCAGCTTTGCCACAAGGGATTGTACCGTTTGTGTTCGCGAAGGAGTACAATGTGCATCCTTCCATTCTCAGCACTGC TGTGATATTTGGAATGCTAATTGCCTTGCCTATAACGCTTCTCTACTACATTCTCTTGGGGCTGTGA
- the LOC106299744 gene encoding acyl carrier protein-like, translating into MQARTMTNPEIVDKVIKIAREQFGVQDDLEVTAQSTFVDDIGADDLAIREFVLALEEAFGIEIEDKKVESISTVGQAAEVIEELLK; encoded by the exons ATGCAGGCTCGCACAATG ACAAACCCTGAGATAGTGGACAAGGTGATTAAGATTGCAAGAGAGCAATTCGGAGTTCAAGATGACTTGGAAGTAACGGCTCAGTCCACTTTTGTTGACGATATCGGAGCTGATGATCTTGCCATT AGGGAGTTTGTGTTGGCCTTAGAGGAAGCGTTTGGGATTGAAATAGAGGATAAGAAAGTAGAGTCCATTTCCACAGTTGGGCAAGCAGCTGAAGTCATTGAGGAGCTACTGAAGTAA
- the LOC106299404 gene encoding lipid transfer-like protein VAS isoform X2, which yields MSISIFLGVSTVLAILYAVQATAIWDQDKAMVQCVAKLTPCRPYVNSEAPPPLWCCHPLKKIVENDATCLCEAFKHPDMLALIHLTQEAALNLISSCGASYDASSCNTESSSVSTSKNAALAISLLGVSFVSAFTGL from the exons ATGAGTATTTCCATATTTCTCGGCGTATCCACCGTCCTCGCCATTCTCTACGCCGTTCAAGCCACAGCAATATGGGACCAAGATAAAGCGATGGTGCAATGCGTAGCAAAACTAACTCCGTGTCGTCCGTACGTTAACTCCGAGGCTCCTCCGCCGCTGTGGTGTTGCCATCCGCTGAAAAAGATCGTGGAGAATGACGCGACATGTCTATGCGAAGCCTTCAAACATCCCGACATGTTGGCACTCATTCATCTCACCCAAGAGGCTGCTCTAAATCTCATTAGTTCATGTGGAGCTAGTTATGATGCTTCAAGTTGTAATACTG AGAGCTCTTCCGTCAGCACCTCCAAAAATGCAGCCCTAGCTATCAGTTTGTTGGGAGTAAGCTTCGTTTCTGCTTTCACAGGACTTTGA
- the LOC106296228 gene encoding probable inactive serine/threonine-protein kinase fnkC, with translation MYTDEKKKGKNHGSIFVYCVLCFVLIVEVARFAKPYYGNLHNLMETEALVVEEGFVDVMNSGKLPCPFKTSRSASARSHEKLSGLIRREDRARPPSSYCVKFQNFATMAKLVKDNGDKYESRPFSVGGYNWTLLIYPNENKPVGSGGFVSMYVRIDNSSLIANPHDVYAEITFLTYKSTIDRYHFLQETDAQRFHLFKQQYGQLNFLEIGYYRDPGHGFIFDGGQSVFGVDILVANPFEKWEVFSYEENIRDPLFNWKLTKFSTCNLDSYTSGSFSSGGRDWVLKVYPNGVGHATGNSLSLFLLSASNEKGYVKAKLRVIDQIRSNHLEKQVEGWPNATENGWGFEKFISFADLNDSTKGFLADDAIKFEVEILSFSKTDTL, from the exons ATGTATACAGATGAAAAGAAAAAAGGCAAAAACCATGGCTCAATCTTTGTCTATTGCGTCCTCTGCTTCGTACTCATCGTGGAAGTTGCAAGATTCGCTAAACCTTATTACGGCAACCTTCACAACCTAATGGAGACAGAAGCACTAGTAGTAGAAGAAGGATTCGTGGACGTGATGAACTCAGGGAAACTCCCATGTCCCTTCAAGACATCTCGCTCTGCCTCTGCTAGGAGTCACGAGAAGCTCTCGGGACTAATAAGACGAGAGGATAGAGCTCGTCCTCCATCTTCGTACTGCGTGAAGTTTCAGAACTTTGCAACTATGGCGAAACTGGTCAAAGACAATGGTGACAAGTACGAGTCACGTCCTTTCTCCGTCGGTGGATACAACTG GACGTTACTAATCTACCCTAACGAAAACAAGCCAGTGGGCTCGGGTGGATTCGTTTCGATGTACGTGAGAATCGATAACTCAAGCCTGATAGCCAACCCACACGATGTGTATGCAGAGATCACATTCCTCACATATAAAAGCACTATAGACAGATACCATTTTCTTCAGG AGACTGATGCACAGAGATTTCATTTGTTTAAACAACAGTATGGACAGCTAAACTTTCTTGAGATTGGTTACTACAGGGATCCAGGACATGGATTTATTTTCGACGGTGGACAAAGTGTGTTTGGTGTTGACATCCTCGTTGCTAACCCCTTTGAGAAATGGGAAGTTTTCTCTTACGAAGAAAACATTCGTGACCCTCTTTTCAACTGGAAACTCACTAAGTTCTCTACATGTAATCTTGACTCTTACACTTCTGGTTCGTTTTCTTCTGGAGGAAGAGACTG GGTATTGAAAGTGTATCCAAATGGAGTTGGGCATGCAACGGGCAATTCGTTGTCACTCTTTTTGTTAAGTGCCTCAAATGAAAAGGGTTACGTGAAAGCCAAGTTGCGAGTTATTGACCAGATTCGGTCCAACCATTTGGAGAAACAAG TGGAGGGATGGCCTAACGCAACAGAAAATGGATGGGGGTTTGAGAAGTTTATATCTTTCGCAGATCTCAATGACTCAACCAAAGGTTTCCTTGCTGATGACGCCATCAAGTTTGAAGTCGAGATCTTGTCCTTCTCTAAAACCGACACTCTCTAA
- the LOC106299340 gene encoding uncharacterized protein LOC106299340 codes for MNTVLNIQGKTKDNLKSRLDLVDICDRSELHVDENGTAPFPIYRLDGARKEKIFDWIADKVKFPDGYASNLGNCVDRSEGKFTGLKSHDCHVIMQHLLPFAFSALLPRNVHEAIAGISVFFRDLCSRVVTEEGINNLKTNAPVSMCNLEKIFPPSFFDVMEHLVIHLARELELGGPV; via the exons ATGAACACAGTCCTTAACATCCAAGGTAAAACGAAGGATAATTTGAAGTCAAGGTTGGATTTAGTCGATATTTGTGATCGTTCTGAACTTCACGTTGATGAGAACGGTACGGCCCCTTTTCCCATTTATCGGCTGGATGGTGCTAGGAAAGAAAAGATTTTTGATTGGATTGCAGATAAAGTGAAATTTCCTGACGGATATGCATCAAATTTGGGGAACTGCGTTGATAGAAGCGAAGGAAAGTTTACTGGCTTGAAGAGTCATGATTGTCATGTAATTATGCAGCACCTCCTTCCGTTTGCTTTTTCAGCATTATTGCCACGTAATGTTCATGAAGCAATTGCAG GGATTAGTGTTTTCTTCCGCGACTTATGCAGCAGAGTAGTGACTGAAGAGGGTATTAATAATTTGAAGACAAACGCACCAGTCAGCATGTGCAACCTTGAGAAGATATTTCCTCCATCATTCTTTGATGTAATGGAACATCTTGTTATTCATCTCGCAAGAGAATTGGAACTTGGTGGTCCTGTGTAG
- the LOC106298133 gene encoding protein YLS3-like translates to MEICKFLTVIFVAVVVLYSVQAAEQGGDHHLMACMQKLMPCQKYIHAVNPPPPASCCGPMKEIVEKDSQCLCTVFNNPALLKSLNLTKENALDLPKACGANPDVSICTKTALNDVDFIYFSLINHEASPPIASPTSGGSSVQAVSIIGLAFAFAFVAKILY, encoded by the exons ATGGAGATTTGCAAATTTCTCACCGTGATATTCGTCGCCGTTGTCGTCCTCTACTCCGTCCAGGCAGCAGAACAAGGAGGAGATCATCATTTGATGGCCTGCATGCAAAAACTTATGCCGTGTCAAAAGTACATACACGCAGTGAATCCGCCGCCTCCAGCGTCATGTTGCGGACCAATGAAAGAGATCGTGGAGAAAGACTCCCAGTGCCTATGCACAGTTTTTAACAACCCGGCGTTGCTCAAATCACTCAACCTCACCAAAGAAAATGCTCTTGATCTTCCCAAGGCCTGTGGAGCTAATCCTGACGTCTCAATCTGCACCAAAACCGCTT TAAATGACGTTGATTTCATATATTTCTCTCTTATCAACCACGAAGCATCTCCGCCTATTGCGTCGCCCACCAGCG GAGGCTCTTCCGTTCAAGCTGTCAGCATCATCGGTCTTGCCTTTGCGTTTGCTTTTGTGGCAAAAATCTTATACTGA
- the LOC106298135 gene encoding uncharacterized protein LOC106298135 produces the protein MPPSGVWSRSVFLNLLHLINCGKRRSQAPETGLVFPWILWQIWKARNAFCFEHIRLDPVVVLDKALVEAEVWRELQAPAAQRSSQVSVAQDARQWKRPPTGWVKCNFASSWLDPTSVCGGAWIVRDSYGKVIFHSRRSLPPLPNPVEADLLSLLWTLEDMANLRVDKAIFESSSPYFREAFLINPAPGLNPLINMIMLRFHGFSEWDTDLVLFESNKVAAFIANSVTRDHRLQSYIGSGGPSWLQTLILQESGLDSS, from the coding sequence ATGCCGCCTTCAGGGGTGTGGTCTCGCTCTGTTTTCTTAAACCTTCTACACCTGATTAATTGTGGGAAGCGAAGGTCTCAGGCTCCGGAAACTGGGCTGGTTTTTCCCTGGATCCTATGGCAGATATGGAAAGCAAGGAATGCATTTTGTTTTGAGCACATACGCTTGGACCCTGTTGTAGTCTTGGATAAAGCACTGGTGGAAGCAGAAGTATGGAGAGAACTTCAGGCTCCAGCGGCACAGCGATCTTCTCAGGTGTCAGTAGCTCAGGACGCTCGGCAATGGAAAAGGCCGCCTACTGGGTGGGTTAAGTGTAACTTTGCTTCTTCATGGTTAGACCCTACTAGTGTGTGCGGTGGAGCTTGGATAGTAAGGGATAGCTATGGCAAAGTCATCTTTCACAGCAGACGTTCTTTGCCTCCTTTACCTAACCCCGTGGAGGCTGATCTTCTTTCTCTACTATGGACTTTGGAAGACATGGCTAATCTGCGTGTTGATAAAGCCATCTTCGAGTCTTCTTCACCTTACTTTAGAGAGGCCTTCCTCATCAACCCTGCTCCTGGTCTAAATCCTTTGATAAATATGATCATGCTGCGCTTCCATGGTTTTTCTGAGTGGGATACTGATCTTGTGCTTTTCGAGAGTAATAAGGTGGCCGCCTTCATTGCGAACAGTGTGACAAGGGATCATCGGCTGCAGTCTTATATTGGCTCTGGTGGCCCCTCTTGGCTTCAGACCTTAATATTGCAGGAGTCGGGACTGGATTCTTCCTAG
- the LOC106298134 gene encoding phosphoethanolamine N-methyltransferase 3-like produces the protein MLDLKPGQKVLDVGYGIGGGDFYMAENFDVEVVGIDLSVNIISFALEHSIGLKCSVEFEVADCTKKEYSDNTFDVIYSRDTILNIQLVLLFRTSGFANYIKQRGYDLHDVQTYGQMLKDAGFDEVIAEDRTDQFMKVLKGELDAVEKEKDEFISDFSKEDYEDIVGGWNSKLLMSSSGEQK, from the exons ATGCTGGATTTGAAACCGGGTCAAAAAGTACTAGACGTTGGATATGGAATTGGTGGAGGGGACTTCTACATGGCTGAGAACTTTGACGTGGAGGTTGTGGGCATTGATCTATCTGTAAACATCATCTCGTTTGCACTAGAACACTCGATAGGACTCAAATGCTCTGTGGAGTTCGAAGTAGCCGACTGCACCAAGAAAGAGTACTCTGATAACACCTTTGATGTTATTTACAGCAGGGACACCATTCTGAATATCCAA CTGGTTTTGCTTTTCAGGACAAGTGGTTTTGCAAACTACATCAAGCAAAGAGGTTATGATCTTCATGATGTACAAACATACGGTCAG ATGCTGAAAGATGCTGGATTCGATGAGGTAATCGCAGAGGATAGAACTGATCAG TTCATGAAAGTTCTGAAAGGGGAACTGGACGCAGTGGAGAAGGAGAAGGACGAGTTCATCAGTGACTTCTCAAAAGAGGATTATGAGGATATAGTAGGTGGGTGGAACTCAAAGCTACTCATGAGCTCAAGTGGTGAACAGAAATGA
- the LOC106299404 gene encoding lipid transfer-like protein VAS isoform X1, with translation MSISIFLGVSTVLAILYAVQATAIWDQDKAMVQCVAKLTPCRPYVNSEAPPPLWCCHPLKKIVENDATCLCEAFKHPDMLALIHLTQEAALNLISSCGASYDASSCNTDSPSNASTAGSTTTESSSVSTSKNAALAISLLGVSFVSAFTGL, from the exons ATGAGTATTTCCATATTTCTCGGCGTATCCACCGTCCTCGCCATTCTCTACGCCGTTCAAGCCACAGCAATATGGGACCAAGATAAAGCGATGGTGCAATGCGTAGCAAAACTAACTCCGTGTCGTCCGTACGTTAACTCCGAGGCTCCTCCGCCGCTGTGGTGTTGCCATCCGCTGAAAAAGATCGTGGAGAATGACGCGACATGTCTATGCGAAGCCTTCAAACATCCCGACATGTTGGCACTCATTCATCTCACCCAAGAGGCTGCTCTAAATCTCATTAGTTCATGTGGAGCTAGTTATGATGCTTCAAGTTGTAATACTG ATTCTCCCTCTAATGCGTCGACCGCGGGATCTACGACCACTG AGAGCTCTTCCGTCAGCACCTCCAAAAATGCAGCCCTAGCTATCAGTTTGTTGGGAGTAAGCTTCGTTTCTGCTTTCACAGGACTTTGA